AGGAAAAGCTGTTATGATCTTTACGATTTCCTATGTGGGGCATAGCATTACGGAATTTGCAAAGAGCCCTCTTAAGACGGTGGTCGTGGGAATTTGTATAGCGATATTTTGGATTATCGGGAAAGTGATTGAGCGGAAGTTGCAGCAACGCTCTCACGAAAACGTAAGTGCGAACGATTAGGGCAAAAAGAATGTGGGTAAAATGATAGTAGTACAATTTCTGGAGGAGAAATCATGACTATGAAAAATGCCTGGAGATGGTTTCGGACCATTGTATTCGCTATCGCCCTTGCCCTGGTATTTCGTTCGTTTTTGTTTGCAAGCTACGTGGTTGAAGGGGAATCGATGCAACCCACGCTTTATGATGGTAATCTATTAATGGTGAATAAAGTCGTTTATGATCTGCAGGACGTCGGTCATTCGGATGTGATTGTGTTTCATGCGAATGAGAAAGAAGACTATGTCAAGCGAGTCATTGGCTTACCTGGAGATACGATTCGGTATGAAGATGATACATTGTATTTGAATGGTGAAAAGGTAGACGAGCCATACTTAGATCCTTTTCGGGTTAATGATGGAAAGCCGTTAACGAAATCATTTAGCCTTGAGGAGATTGAAAATGGTGCTAAAAAGGTACCGGAAGGACATATTTTCGTCATGGGAGATAACCGAAGGGAGAGCTTAGACAGTCGGTACTTCGGGTTTGTTCCTATTGATACGATTGTAGGGAAAGTGGATGTTCGCTATTGGCCGATTAGCAAACTAGCCCTACGTTTCTAACATAAGAGAGCACTCTATCCTTATTTGGATAGAGTGCTC
The nucleotide sequence above comes from Pontibacillus chungwhensis. Encoded proteins:
- the lepB gene encoding signal peptidase I; protein product: MTMKNAWRWFRTIVFAIALALVFRSFLFASYVVEGESMQPTLYDGNLLMVNKVVYDLQDVGHSDVIVFHANEKEDYVKRVIGLPGDTIRYEDDTLYLNGEKVDEPYLDPFRVNDGKPLTKSFSLEEIENGAKKVPEGHIFVMGDNRRESLDSRYFGFVPIDTIVGKVDVRYWPISKLALRF